The following DNA comes from Tachypleus tridentatus isolate NWPU-2018 chromosome 9, ASM421037v1, whole genome shotgun sequence.
CAGCTGCTTTGCACTTAGCGAACGATATTATAGCTTATTTTACTTTCTGAGAATAGTTAGAGTACTTTAGGACAGGGTTCGCTGGGTTAGCCATAGTTTACAAAATTGCTGTCTTTTTCGTATTGAGTGTTAATATTTGTAAGTACGATTAATAATTTTAGACGATTGGTGTTAGCGttagtaaaaattaaacatttttatttttgccaATTTGTGATTGTAAACTCGAAgtattttgctttattattttgtaatataagcGGCATATGTGAGTagcaaaagtttatatatatatttagttcgttaatattaatactactataatcataaataattgtaaaatgtaaCACTGTACCTTACTTTCTTATATTCACTGTAATAATAAGTGAGTTTAAGTGCACTTAGTAAGTTATTGGTGATTGTTGCCCGTCTCTCCACTAATACCAGTttcaagtttgtcactatttGTACTTTCTGTTTTTTATCACTGAGATGCTAGAGATTGACAGTCTTTATCATATTTGTTCTTGGAAGCATTCACTGAAATTACCTCTAGAATATCTCAATCATAATTGACTATTTCATTCCATTTATTTACTACTCTTTGGGAATATTATTTTTGGATTCATTGTAAATAATCTTCAAATCTCTTGATAATCTTAAATGTTTCAGTTATGTCTTCTCCAATATAGTTAGATTTTCCAAAGCATAAGTACTTTTTCTTAGGTATGGTGACAAAGATTGTACAGCATACTTCAGATGTAATAGAGATATGCTTCAATCTGATTATATATATTTCCTGTAATACCATATTCTTTTAACTTTATTAGTAATCCATTATGACAGACAGAATCAAATAGTTTACTTAAGAAATATAACATCAGATGTTCCACTCTCATCATGTGGCAATGTCAAGTTTTCCATAATTAATAAGATATGAtcttttcagtaaaaaaaaaaaaaaattgttgcaaGTCTGAAATTATGTTTAACCTTTGAAGTTGGTCCATTTTCCTTTTTCTGATAAGTTTCTTCAATAATTTAACCACTTGTGAAGTGAGAAAAGTTGGTCTCTAAGTTGATGTAAGGTCTCCCTTCTTACAAATTACAGTCATATTAGTAAATTTCCAGTCATATGGTAGTTTTGCTGACTCTGGAGATGTGTTAAAAACTGTCCTTGAGGGCTTTGCTAGTTGATCAGCTGGGAGCATCAGGTTCCATAGCTTTGGATTCCTCGGCAACTCATCATCACTTACGCTCAAATTTAAGTTTTCCATTTTGGCTCTAACTGTCAtcatatacattatatacttgtTTATCTTCTTCAATACTGAACAAAGACTGTGTAACCAGTTTAAGTTTAGCATTAATTTGTATTagatttctaataattataataatttttaataatttagtttttcttgCAGCAAAGGATCAACTATAGTATATCTCatgctataataaaaaatagtcaTTACATGACTATTTTCCTAAGggtttcataatatttaaattatctatttctatgtttgtttgttatcattaaatccaacaggttgaaaatattacttcttTCAGCCTCTGTTAATTCATGCACTTGCTGACACAAATATCCATCCTCAATCACTCAATAAATATATTAGAGAGAATTTGCATATTGTCCCAGTCTACATTTAGTATGCTAAAGTCTAACAGCTTAAAGACACCACTTTGATTATGTGCTCAAATAGTAAGTTATTAGTTCCAGTAGAACCATGCTTgtaaaccaaaccaaataccACTCTATTACCATTTAAACCTAAAGTCAGCCACATAGACTCATGAAAAAAGGGGTGATTTTAGTAATAACTTAACTCAAAgttaatattatgtgttttatatatatatttatatatatatataaaactaatctcCCATTAATTCAGTGctatttttcatgttaattgtATATCCATTTATGTTCAGTTTGACTGTCCTGTACATCACCAGTCAGCcatgtttctttaattataataatatctgGTTTTTCATCAGTTAATCTCCTCTCTAATtcatttatcttatttaataGACTTTCGTTAACTGTACTACAACAACCTAATGAAGCAGAGTTAGGACTAGAAAGTTTCAAATTCTGTTAAGTTTAGAGGTAACAGTCATTGTATTCTGTTTTTTCTCAGTCTGATAAGACATTTATAAAAAagattgtaaatatttcatcttgATTTTTTGATCAAGAAATTTTTGATTGTGGTATTTTTCTCTCaaaaattaaaagatgttttCTCTGTTCAGCAGATAACTTATTGTACAATTATTTTAGTTGTGtagtaagttaattattttaaattgtattctgGTAGAAATCTTCAAAATTAATAAGCCCAAATTACATAAAgagaattaatacaaaataaagtcTATCAACTACATGTACTTTACACTataataactgtgtgtgtgtggcattctcagttttatttcatttcagtaTTCAAGGTTACTTCACTGACGAATGATTTGgcattgtgtatatttttatgtgatcCTAGGACATTGTTTCTAAATGTTCACATACATTGGAGTtccatgaagttataaaaaaaactgttgttgttgtaacttttcaatgatataaaacctgtattattataaaatgtgttgAAACTGTGTCAGCTTTGAAACAGAATCTCAATTGTATGTTGAAATTCCAATCTTAGTAATTTAGTGGTTCTAAGAATGTACAAGTCTGGTAGAAGCGTGGATAATACAATAATTTGCATGTACATTCTGCATACACCTTGTGAATAGAGCTTTAATTTAAGATTAAACTTTCAGGGAAATAGGATATCTTACATCTGTAGAGATATAACTGTTAATGTGTAATTTTTAGGTTACCCTGTTTATCATGTCTGTGAAGGATATTTTACATCTGTACAAAATAACtgttaatgtataatttataggTTACCCTGTTCATCATGTCTGCAATGGAAGATTTGAAGTCTCTTATAGAAAATGAGATTCCAGAAGGAATGGAAAACCTTCAAGACAGTCACATTAATTTGGAAAAAGTTGCACATTATTGTGAAGACAACTATTGTCAAGTTAGTATTAAGTATTCTGTAAGAGCAATATGGTAATTGTCAAGTTAGTATAAAGCATCTTGTAAGAACAATATGATTACTGTCAAGTTAGTGTTAAGTACTCTGTAGAAACAATATGATTACTGTCAAGTTAGTGTTAAGTACTCTGTAGAAACAATATAATTACTGTCAAGTttccctcagtgtggattcctgtatgtggtgaggggacctcccagggaaggttctgttttttcagtttacctcctctgggatctaaacatccactcacgtgtttgccatgtgtggctaCCCGTGAAGGAGAGGATTCTTGTGGTTGAGggttccaaccctaacacaccactttggccttgaattcctgtaaacgggtggccttgggtcaatcggctggtttacttgagctagggtcaaacaagtaccagtgttggatgttctcaacaggtgttgtggacattatatctgatactggtgtttggatatagtgctcacgaaatcctggcattgctgcagtgtccttgtttgacattgtagtgtgtcccctcatagggctccatggtgggtggggtcagtgggcaccgaaatttccctttctttattatggatactccaattaaaaatcttaataaaataatgaaaaacagtctataattaaacgaccacatcttgaagattctgagcagcaatcctcaccatctgtaccacctgttgtacctcattttcttatattgcactcactttcagacaaacctttagggcaaatgtctccctttttcattcagaagggactagagggacttgctggcactccaaagtcagtaaaaaaagttttgatctggtgacatattggtggaaacatccacatctcaacacagtgaactcctcttgcattcaaaggcaattggggatatacctatagaggttacacctcatgctactttgaattcattacaaggagttattgttgagagggatttgaagaatatcccagagtcagagattcttacAGGTTTCTCCACCAAtgtagtttctgcagtgaggcgtatcttcacttgcaaagatggaattatggtgccaacCAATGTACTCATtatgacatttacatcaccacgtctacctgccaccatcaaggcaggttatcttaattgaaGAGTACGACCATACAATTCAAatcctctctgatgtttccagtgtcaacagttcagtcacttgaagacatcatgttgtggttcattGAAGTGTACTCGTTGCAGTGCCAAAGACCATTTGACACTCATGGGCATCATCCAACCATTtaggaagaaaaagaggtgcagggTGGGTTTGAAGATGATTCATAacaacattacttatcctgaggcttgaaaattgctgtccaccacctcatcttcgacgtatgctgctgcattttGTTCCACAGCTACTCTGGGAGTGCAGACATATCTCTCGTGCCTCCTAAAGtatcattctccaaacaaatgaaaagtcttttgacctccatggttaaaaaagttgatgaatcaactttgaCACCCATCTCTGTACCtgatatacattccaccaaaccccaagatccacatcctttggttccaggtacagtcATTTCCTTggatccatcttcctctctcacctcagatgcaaaacaatcatttgttcacatcctcagtctttggaatccccttccaacagcaaagacttgcCCAATCCACACTATCCACcgtggtaatgtttttagttttttaaaggccattaatgtttttaatgccatttaagtttaatatatactttacaccttttaactgtggctcccttttaaaaatcacagttcatctagttcaatttgaaattaggaactgaccgtaacattaagtaacttgaaaccaggactggaaaggccaacttcaggtgactgacggtggtttttgtacttacctgttattcTTGCTAGCGAGTTATGGTTATTACAgtcacgctacagaaagtcctttacaacttgaattactgtagtttttctcttaatgttgtagactagatgtaaacattggttttatgatatttatttatgtttaactttgttttgttatacCTTAATAtgaatattaagtaaaatatgaattttactgtatttacttttacctttttatcgGATGCTTGGAGCAGATAGccgagctgctttgtgccatgaaatcactaaatcaaccaaccaaccaatcaactgTCAATTTAGTGTCAACTTAGTATCATGTACGTTGTAAATCAGTATGATTACTGTTAATTTAGTGTTAAGTACCTTGTAAAAACAATATGATTTCTGTCAAGTTGGTATTGAGTACCctatgaaaacaattttaatcttattttaattatgttgtaatgagaGTATAATAGTTTCTTTGGCAACATAGATGTATATAGTATCTTGaaattttgtatgtatatgtgtaaTGTACATTCCTTATTACAGTATATGTTAGAATATCAGTAAAAGacgtttttgtatttattacattttaaactcCTGGAAGACATAAGAATTTGCATGATAAAATTTGCATGATAATGTATTTGATTTGAATGAAATTGGCAACATGGGTATTTTTTAACTTTAGCTGATAAAAGTCAAATAACATCAAAGGTACTTTGATTAGAtaacagaatagtttaataaacaaaatctgaTATAATTTCTCAATGTattatatacaagaaaatactACTCATTTTTTTCTGGTTTAGCCTTACGTATTTGTGACAAAGTGTGTTGGTTCTAACAGAAGTAAAATGCTTGTTTAAAtccttttatgaaaatattagtttgtgtttATGAGTTAATGCCTCCCTCCAGTGGATCAGTACATTTGcaggcttatgacactaaaaattgggtttcaatactcatggagggctgagcacagatagcttattccAAAACTTTGTGCATAACCAAACCAGAAAATATCAGTTAGTGATAAATATGCCATTCTTaatgttacataatttatttctatgAGGAATAGTAATCTCTTCTTgtcagtgaaaatattttaatctataaaatttgatttttaattatttcacgtTTGTTCTATGAGATAGGTATATGTATGGTTTACATATGTTCTTTTGGGCCCAGTGAAAAGTTATTGGGTGTGGTTTTGGATAAAAACCTGGAAGTTATAAAATACTAATGAAAATGAATAGCAGAAGTGTAGAAAATGCACAGTTAGGAAAAGGTTTGGATTTATTTATTGGAATCATgtcattaattttaatgaaaaattcttattaaatatatgtatctcCTTGTattcagaaattaatatttcttttacctCTAAGCAATCTCAGAGAAAatcaataacactgcacaacaatttttttgaaaagtttttgctaagtgtgacaggtacctggtgggtatgcacaaatatggttttggttttggttttgcttcatcatgtaggaactctgagaaatagacagttaactgtttactggcaataatgtatttaattgcatttatgtttctaatatgctattaagttcaacacaattaaaagtgttttgctcctgattttcgtttgtattcaatgtccggtgcatcacgttacAGTGTCCAACAGTGGTCaacaagcattgatggattccataTATCATGATATCgattttccattgtagcaatgtcctggtgaaactgaatatgttgatgaaactgtacatgatgggcaaatttggatgtgattttcatgatcagcagccaaaaatctacatggaacacccaacagtgttcaagaagcaaaaactttgttgtgcagtgtaatcttATGAAACAAATTGTGTTGAAAGTAAACGATACTGAAACATGAGATTAGACCTATTTAACATGTGAAAGACTCATAACTGGGTCATGAAACTGtgagaaaatagtttaaacaaaTTAACCTTAATGGATGTTTCATGAAAAGTTTTCTCATATATTTTTGTGAGAAGAACCAGTCATTGATACAAGTCATGGAAAAGTTACAAGTATCTTGGTACATattgtgtttcattttaaaacaatttaagctAAAGTTAGCTAGAAATATTGaacaatgaaaacatttatatttttgtgtcatTAACTACAGAAACgtatattacaattaaatatcAGGCTGTCTCGTAAGCTGGTTATAAGACCACTGTAATGCAATACAGCTGCCAGCATAATGGCTAGTATGTCTTTTGTTaatatttagaatgtttttattttgagacTATGGAAAACTCAAAACTGCTTTATTTTTGGTATCAttgacattttcaaatgtttataatgtaatCTTTCACATAACTAGTGCATTAAACCATTGCAAATTTGTACCATGAACACATGTTGAAAATTATAGGCAGATTTCATATTTCTGgttttatatgaagaaaaattCATTTGTAACTCATAACCACTATACATATGTCATGAAACTTAACACTAATTAgttagttattattacaatgtaacaTACTTTTTGTTTTGGCAAGTTAGAAACATGTAGTGTATGAGTTAATCTGTATGGTAAATACATGAACAAActactagtttttgttattatttgtagatGGACAACAAAAACCAAGCACTAGAAGAAACAAAGAACTTTACAACTCAGTCATTAGCTAGTGTAGCTTACCAAATAAACACACTAGCCTATAATCTGCTACATATGTTGGACATGCAGACAACACAGATGACTGAAATGGAATCTCAGATTAACCATATTTCTGAGGTAAacagtttgttcttgttttttgtacCTTAACATCTTTCAGGAATtccatgtgattttttttataatttagccATTATTTGATGTCTACACTACAGGGTAAAATATGCAACAGTTCTTTCCATTTAAAGAACTTGTTTATCTGATATAGCTTCAAACAAAAAATTGCAGGAGATTTGAAAAACATAATAGAAATTAAGGATTTTTCATCTGTACATTTTAATGATTCAATAAGTGTATATgataaaactgtgaaaaaaagttacttttaatggTAGCTTAACATTATTATGCGATCAATTTAACTTCTGAATTTTTTGTTTGAGTTCATACGTTATTATGTACTACTCACAAATATTTAGCTGAAAACAATTATGCTGAGCTATAGTTTGAAGAAAAACTTCTAATTTCCAGTAATGATCTTTCCCTTTTCTCATTTTATGCTGTCCTCTACATGTGAACTTTTTCAAAATTCATGTCACAAGCTTTCCACATTCCTTTGTTGGAATTTCACACCATATGTTTTCTTCACTGGTTTGTCCATTTGCTCAACATATTCACACACTAGGGCTGCATTTCCATGTGTACCCAATTGTACCCAAACAACTGGCTTCTTCTTGCTCATTCTGAACATGAGTCACCAGTTCTACTCATCAGTTCCTTCTCAAAGCTGTGTGGATGGGATGGTTGATCACATTGGAGGATCCCTTCTTTCATCCTCTCCAGTCAGAACCTTGTATATCAGAATGTTTTCTTCAACACCCATTTTGGTTGGGTCCAACTGTCTACTTTTCAGCTCTATTCTATATAAATGGCTGTTCAAACAGCCCTGTCTGCTCCCTTACTTGCTGCTGGCAAGGTTCTGTTGCTTTCAGGTGGTGGTCATCTCTCACATATATCACACCCCATGGTAGGACTCATATGCATTTGCTTCATTGGGCCCTTCATGACCAGTGGAACTTCAGATGGTATCCCATGGATACTCTTATTCACTTTCAATTATCTTTGGTGAACAATATCCATTAGCCTATATGTTGGCATGTCCTACTTTCTTCTCTGTGGCCAGAGTTACATCTGTTCAAGAATGTAGTATCCCTTCAGGGCTGGGGTATTTGGGTTGATCTGCTAGCAAATTGTGTTTTCCAAATCAGGTATATTTCATGGAATTATTCATATATCCTTCTGTTTTTTGATGGTGCTGTCATCATTTGAGTACTCCCCATATTGATGTGTGCACCACTATCTTCAGTCACAAGTTACCTCAGTTTTGGTCCTCAGTACCCTATTCTAAGGCATTGACAATAGATGTTTTCAGCTGGGATTGGTCCCATCTGTTTGCTTTCTGTTTCTTATAATATCCAATTACTTCATCAAGTAAATATTTCTTACCCTTGTCACTCCATAAAACGTCCTTCTGATTGCACCTTACTGACCCATCAACCATAGTTTCCTCAGTTGCTTCAGCTCCATGTGCTTCCTCCTATCCCTATTCTGTTACTTCCAGACTTGTTGCATCAACCATAGTTCCCTCAGCTGCTTCAGCTCAATGTAATCCCTCCTATCCCTATTCTGTTACTTCCAGAATTGTTACATCAGCCATAGTTCCCTCAGTTGCTTCAGCTCCATGTGCTCCCTCTTATCCCTATTCTGTTACTTCCAGACATGTTGCATCAACCATAGTTTCCTCAGTTGCTTCAGCTCCATGTGATCCCTCCTATCCCTATTCTGTTACTTCCAGACTTGTTGCATCAACCATAGTTTCCTCAGTTGCTTCAGCTCCATGTGATCCCTCCTATCCCTATTCTGTTGCTTCCAGACTTGTTGCATCAACCATAGTTCCCTCAGTTGCTCAGCAAGTGAGGTTTTGATATAATTGACTTACTGAATAAGGTCTGTGGTGCATTAGCCACTCTACATTATGGGGCACATCATCACTTGAATTGAGTGATCCTTCTTTCTGTTTAACATCTCATTGTTCAACTATCCTCTTCCACACTGATGTTCCACCATGTTTGGATTTCACCTCTTTGTGACCAAGAGATATCTGATTCAGAAGTTGTGTGGTGCCCCTCCTCAAATAATCTGGTTTCTCTCTTATCTCCAGGGGTGTCCTTCAGATGCCTTTGGGGATGCACCTGTTCTGCTCTCACAACAGACCCTCCTTGATTTTATTGTGGTATTtcaagctaatcttgtgagaagagggAAATACCTtataagaagttataattttcccatACATAAATGTATTTCTGGAAAGAGCTTCACTCTTCTCATACTTTCCCCCTTCCCCCCACAATATTCTAGTGCCTACGTCTTCTACTAAATTGTGAAATCATAGTTCGTTAGTGTCTCATAGAGATAATGATGTGCATCATGTGACAGTGATGTCCTCACTGGTGGAGAGTTGATGCATGATTgtttgcatgagagacatgttggaactTTGGGTTTCAACAAAGGGATATAGAAGATATGCATTttgaaaaagtttgcatatagagggcagcactaaatggTAAAAACTAATGTGAGATTGATGGGAAGTACctataacaaatacattttcatgtaacTAGAACTATATGTTCTCTAGCTGTAATTTTGGTACCAACAAATCAGTGTGTTATAGGAGTAACAAGTAATTAGCTTTGCTTCATACTAATGTGCCATTAATGTTGTTCAGCCCTAGGAATGTATGTTAATAGTTTGATTTTAACCTGCATGCTACATATGTATTGAGCaaacttttgattttgtttgtaaacGTTCAGGCTAGCTGTTGtatgttaaaaacagttttaaattagtGTAGTGTTAATATATTCGTTAATATATGTGAACAGTATCAGactttacaacaataaaagaacATATAGTTGTAAATTTACTATTGAATTGCTAATATTAACTTGTAAGGAAGggctaatttttaataaaaataattggatATTTTTTGCAAACGTTTTAGTCAAAACATTTTCATAGATTGTAGAAATATTCTATATATTAGTGAATATTCAATTATCATTGCAAAGATTTTTATAGGCAGCAAATTGTAATTTAACAATCTACTGTTAGTTGTTGATACACTTTCAATCATTATACCAAATGTTATCTCCTACCTTGTGAACCATGCTGCATTACATAACTTACTCTATCACAAAGAGAAGGAGAGAAATGTGAAAACCTTATTTAACTAGCtgattaagttataaaaatatatttttaacattggcTTGTTTAAGACAATACTCTATGATTCACCTTTAGGGTCCCTAATCTTTTTGACACATGTAAGTTACCTCTTATCTTAGAATAGACATTTAAGTACAgagatatatattacttttttttcaccAGAAACTAAACTGGATATTCTGCTTTTAGTCATGATGGTAGATGCTGAATGTCTAGGGACTTTTCTGGACAACTTGATCTCTCTCTATgggtttctgtatatattatcaTGGTATGtttacaacataaacataaaGGTAGATACATGTAAGACTTCACTATTAGTTGAAGTCCTCTCTTGGTTCCTATTTGTCTAGTCATGATATGTTTACAACATGTACATAAAGGTAGATACATGCAAGACTTATTTCTATATCAAATGTTGTGTGAGAAGAAGGGAAGTGAATGACACATTTTGTTTTagcacattttgtattttttacaagtattttgttgtgctagttaaaatgtatttttatttgcagACAGTGATGATTCACAAGGAAAAGGTTGCCCGTCGAGAAATTGGAATTTTAACAACCAACAAAAATACAACACGGCAACATAAGATATTAGCTCCTGCTAATCCTGAACGTCCAATTAAGTATACTCGTAAGCCTGTTGACTTTTCAGTCTTGGATGATATTGGTCATGGAGTAAGAACTCCTTTAACCAACCCACATTCAAAACACACTCATCATCAGATTGTTCAGGGACACATAAACACCAGTAGTGCAGGGCCTGCCCCAACCACTAAACCTCCAACACCACCTCAGCCAGCAAGAGTAGCTGTTGGAAGTGGGGGAAGTCTTTCCCGCAACAATCGTGAATATAGGACACTAGCTCCTCCTATAGCTCCACCACAAGTCCCAAGCAATTATGCACCAAATTTTCCTATTGGGCATCCAAAAGCACAAGAAATACAGCAGGGAAATGGTTATTCCACTCTTCCTGTTGTAGGTAACCAATCTCAGTCTTTACTGAATGTGGGTGCACAACAACCACAAGTGGGAATGGTTCACCCAATGTCTCACCTTCAGCAAAACTTGAAACCTCCTTCACCTACTTCTCCACTTCCACCTCCACCCATGCCAGAAACATCAATATTATTATCAAATGATACCCTTCCTGGTAAGCTGTGAAACTTATTgactatatatataactgttaatactTTCTATATAGTAGAAATAAATTATAgatatgttattgttttcttcaaTTAGACCAGTACAGGATTTCTTGAACTTATCCAGATTCTTTTGATAAAGAATATAATCTTTATTAACTGTAAAGGTTTTACAATAAAGGTATGGTCTATATTCACAGAAATTAGCATTGATCTGAAAGTGTTTGTATAAAATAgcttgtaatattattttaattacatctaCGTAAAAATGGTTGGTataggttgagaaaattctatgtagaagagcgaacaacgtttcgaccttctttgttcgtcgtcagattcacaaagaaagaaagaggtaactgactgatagctgaccacatgtttgaagggggttgtgtaattgtaATATCGTCTAGTTATCTTTAGACCTTATAGTAAA
Coding sequences within:
- the LOC143224690 gene encoding abl interactor 2-like isoform X2; the encoded protein is MSAMEDLKSLIENEIPEGMENLQDSHINLEKVAHYCEDNYCQMDNKNQALEETKNFTTQSLASVAYQINTLAYNLLHMLDMQTTQMTEMESQINHISETVMIHKEKVARREIGILTTNKNTTRQHKILAPANPERPIKYTRKPVDFSVLDDIGHGVRTPLTNPHSKHTHHQIVQGHINTSSAGPAPTTKPPTPPQPARVAVGSGGSLSRNNREYRTLAPPIAPPQVPSNYAPNFPIGHPKAQEIQQGNGYSTLPVVGNQSQSLLNVGAQQPQVGMVHPMSHLQQNLKPPSPTSPLPPPPMPETSILLSNDTLPVSPPLPPPPPEHDGIYPGRYMPPSSHAYLQARGSSVEPDWAPNNYLEKVVAIYDYVADKEDELTFTENALIYVIKKNDDGWYEGICDGITGLFPGNYVESCL
- the LOC143224690 gene encoding abl interactor 1-like isoform X1, translated to MSAMEDLKSLIENEIPEGMENLQDSHINLEKVAHYCEDNYCQMDNKNQALEETKNFTTQSLASVAYQINTLAYNLLHMLDMQTTQMTEMESQINHISETVMIHKEKVARREIGILTTNKNTTRQHKILAPANPERPIKYTRKPVDFSVLDDIGHGVRTPLTNPHSKHTHHQIVQGHINTSSAGPAPTTKPPTPPQPARVAVGSGGSLSRNNREYRTLAPPIAPPQVPSNYAPNFPIGHPKAQEIQQGNGYSTLPVVGNQSQSLLNVGAQQPQVGMVHPMSHLQQNLKPPSPTSPLPPPPMPETSILLSNDTLPEPPSNLTSREYSGNVSPPLPPPPPEHDGIYPGRYMPPSSHAYLQARGSSVEPDWAPNNYLEKVVAIYDYVADKEDELTFTENALIYVIKKNDDGWYEGICDGITGLFPGNYVESCL